A stretch of Lathyrus oleraceus cultivar Zhongwan6 chromosome 6, CAAS_Psat_ZW6_1.0, whole genome shotgun sequence DNA encodes these proteins:
- the LOC127093897 gene encoding terpene synthase 10, translated as MALPIFSSPSYQPSIWTNDYIQSLNSEYKEESYAEKCGVLREEVRMMFNKIENEVDQLEFIDVIQRLGVAYPFNNEIRNILDIIYNNQTSKLEKNLHAVALKFRLLRQHHYDISTDVFDCFQDEICGFKKNQILDVEGMLSMYEASFHSFEDEIILDKARDFTSKFLKDFLNQNGDSHLSLQISHALELPLHWRVPRWEARCFINIYEKQQNKNNVLLHFAKLDFNILQSIYQEELKYTSRWWKGTEIEEKLKFVRDRLVENFVWNVGMSFNAEFEYFRKVLTKVNTLITIIDDVYDVYGTLEELELFTEAVDRWDLNAIDSLPDYMQICYHTLYDFVKEVEVEILNKTGHSIAPYLKKEWTGLCKSYLIEAKWYHSGYTPTFEEYIENAWISISAPLMLVHGYFVIPNAFKMEDLYHLEENSEIIRYSSMILRLANDLGTSKRENVTGDIPKSIQSYVIETGASEAEAREHIKSIMDTIWKKMNKEACNSVFSKSFIDISINLGRMALFMYQHGDGHTIQDPEHQNRIQSLIWQPIPIISKQY; from the exons ATGGCCTTGCCCATATTTTCATCTCCTTC ATACCAGCCTTCAATCTGGACAAATGATTATATACAATCATTAAATAGTGAATATA AGGAAGAAAGTTATGCAGAGAAATGTGGAGTGTTAAGGGAAGAAGTGAGAATGATGTTCAACAAAATAGAAAATGAGGTTGATCAATTGGAGTTTATTGATGTAATCCAAAGACTTGGAGTGGCTTACCCTTTCAATAATGAAATAAGGAACATATTGGACATTATTTACAACAATCAAACATCAAAGTTGGAGAAGAATTTACATGCCGTAGCACTCAAGTTTAGACTCTTGAGACAACATCATTATGACATATCTACAG ATGTTTTTGATTGCTTTCAAGATGAAATTTGTGGTTTTAAGAAAAACCAAATACTTGATGTTGAGGGAATGTTGTCAATGTATGAAGCCTCATTTCATTCATTTGAAGACGAGATTATATTAGACAAAGCAAGAGATTTCACATCAAAGTTTCTCAAAGATTTTTTGAATCAAAATGGAGATAGTCATTTGTCACTTCAAATAAGTCATGCTTTGGAGCTTCCGCTACATTGGAGAGTTCCTCGATGGGAGGCTCGTTGTTTTATCAATATATACGAAAAACAACAAAATAAGAATAATGTTTTGCTTCACTTTGCTAAATtggatttcaacattcttcaaAGCATCTATCAAGAAGAACTTAAGTATACGTCGAG ATGGTGGAAAGGAACTGAAATTGAAgaaaagctgaaatttgttagGGATAGGCTTGTTGAGAACTTTGTTTGGAACGTGGGAATGAGTTTCAATGCAGAATTTGAATATTTTCGAAAAGTTCTAACAAAGGTTAATACTTTAATTACCATAATTGATGATGTTTATGATGTTTATGGAACCTTGGAAGAACTAGAGCTCTTCACAGAAGCAGTTGACAG aTGGGATCTAAATGCCATAGATTCTCTACCAGACTACATGCAAATATGCTATCATACTCTCTATGACTTTGTCAAAGAAGTTGAAGTTGAAATATTGAACAAAACTGGGCACTCTATCGCTCCATACCTCAAAAAAGAA TGGACAGGTCTATGTAAATCATACTTAATTGAAGCAAAGTGGTATCATAGTGGATATACTCCAACCTTTGAGGAATACATAGAGAATGCATGGATATCTATAAGTGCACCTCTTATGCTTGTTCATGGTTACTTTGTGATACCAAATGCATTCAAAATGGAAGACTTGTATCATTTAGAAGAAAACTCGGAAATAATTCGATATTCATCAATGATTTTACGCCTTGCTAATGACCTTGGAACATCTAAA cgTGAAAATGTGACAGGTGATATTCCAAAATCAATTCAATCTTATGTGATCGAAACGGGCGCTTCTGAAGCAGAGGCTCGCGAGCATATAAAGTCCATAATGGATACAATTTGGAAGAAAATGAATAAAGAAGCTTGTAATTCAGTTTTTTCTAAAAGTTTCATAGATATTTCGATAAATCTGGGTAGAATGGCATTATTCATGTACCAGCATGGAGATGGTCATACCATTCAAGATCCAGAACATCAGAATCGTATTCAATCATTAATTTGGCAGCCTATTCCTATAATATCTAAGCAATATTAA